Proteins encoded together in one Eubalaena glacialis isolate mEubGla1 chromosome 7, mEubGla1.1.hap2.+ XY, whole genome shotgun sequence window:
- the MYD88 gene encoding myeloid differentiation primary response protein MyD88 isoform X2 — MAEGGPEEGSAPPTPSMSSLPLAALNVRVRRRLSLFLNLRAHVAADWTALAEEMGFEYLEIRRLETHADPTGSLLDDWQGRPGASVGRLLELLGKLGRDDLLMELGPSIEEDCQKYILKQQQEASEKPLQVDSVDSSIPRTRDPAGITICDDPLGQMPERFDAFICYCPSDIQFVQEMIRELEQTNHRLKLCVSDRDVLPGTCVWSIASAVGWWWLSLMITCKARNVTSRLSLHSASLQVPIRSD; from the exons ATGGCTGAAGGAGGCCCGGAGGAGGGCTCCGCGCCCCCCACCCCTTCCAtgtcctccctgcccctggcagCGCTCAACGTGCGAGTGCGGCGCCGCCTGTCGCTCTTCCTAAACTTGCGGGCGCATGTGGCGGCCGACTGGACCGCGCTGGCGGAGGAGATGGGCTTCGAGTACTTGGAGATCCGGCGGCTGGAGACGCATGCCGACCCCACGGGCAGCCTGCTGGACGACTGGCAGGGACGCCCCGGCGCCTCGGTGGGCCGCCTGCTCGAGCTGCTCGGCAAGCTGGGCCGCGACGACTTGCTGATGGAACTGGGACCCAGCATCG AGGAGGATTGCCAAAAGTATATTCTGAAGCAGCAGCAGGAGGCATCTGAGAAGCCTTTACAGGTGGACTCTGTAGACAGCAGCATCCCTCGGACGAGAGATCCGGCGGGCATCACCATTTGCGATGACCCTCTGG GGCAAATGCCTGAGCGTTTTGATGCCTTCATCTGCTACTGCCCCAGCGATATCCAGTTTGTACAGGAGATGATCCGGGAGCTGGAACAGACAAACCATCGGCTGAAGTTGTGTGTGTCTGACCGCGACGTCCTGCCTGGCACCTGCGTCTGGTCCATCGCCA GTGCCGTCGGATGGTGGTGGTTGTCTCTGATGATTACTTGCAAAGCAAGGAATGTGACTTCCAGACTAAGTTTGCACTCAGCCTCTCTCCAG GTGCCCATCAGAAGCGACTGA
- the MYD88 gene encoding myeloid differentiation primary response protein MyD88 isoform X1 has product MAEGGPEEGSAPPTPSMSSLPLAALNVRVRRRLSLFLNLRAHVAADWTALAEEMGFEYLEIRRLETHADPTGSLLDDWQGRPGASVGRLLELLGKLGRDDLLMELGPSIEEDCQKYILKQQQEASEKPLQVDSVDSSIPRTRDPAGITICDDPLGQMPERFDAFICYCPSDIQFVQEMIRELEQTNHRLKLCVSDRDVLPGTCVWSIASELIEKRCRRMVVVVSDDYLQSKECDFQTKFALSLSPGAHQKRLIPIKYKSMKKEFPSILRFITVCDYTNPCTKSWFWTRLAKALSLP; this is encoded by the exons ATGGCTGAAGGAGGCCCGGAGGAGGGCTCCGCGCCCCCCACCCCTTCCAtgtcctccctgcccctggcagCGCTCAACGTGCGAGTGCGGCGCCGCCTGTCGCTCTTCCTAAACTTGCGGGCGCATGTGGCGGCCGACTGGACCGCGCTGGCGGAGGAGATGGGCTTCGAGTACTTGGAGATCCGGCGGCTGGAGACGCATGCCGACCCCACGGGCAGCCTGCTGGACGACTGGCAGGGACGCCCCGGCGCCTCGGTGGGCCGCCTGCTCGAGCTGCTCGGCAAGCTGGGCCGCGACGACTTGCTGATGGAACTGGGACCCAGCATCG AGGAGGATTGCCAAAAGTATATTCTGAAGCAGCAGCAGGAGGCATCTGAGAAGCCTTTACAGGTGGACTCTGTAGACAGCAGCATCCCTCGGACGAGAGATCCGGCGGGCATCACCATTTGCGATGACCCTCTGG GGCAAATGCCTGAGCGTTTTGATGCCTTCATCTGCTACTGCCCCAGCGATATCCAGTTTGTACAGGAGATGATCCGGGAGCTGGAACAGACAAACCATCGGCTGAAGTTGTGTGTGTCTGACCGCGACGTCCTGCCTGGCACCTGCGTCTGGTCCATCGCCAGTGAACTCATTGAAAAGAG GTGCCGTCGGATGGTGGTGGTTGTCTCTGATGATTACTTGCAAAGCAAGGAATGTGACTTCCAGACTAAGTTTGCACTCAGCCTCTCTCCAG GTGCCCATCAGAAGCGACTGATCCCCATCAAGTACAAGTCAATGAAGAAAGAGTTCCCCAGCATCCTGCGGTTCATCACTGTCTGCGACTACACCAACCCCTGCACCAAGTCCTGGTTCTGGACTCGCCTCGCCAAGGCCCTGTCCCTGCCCTGA
- the MYD88 gene encoding myeloid differentiation primary response protein MyD88 isoform X3 produces MAEGGPEEGSAPPTPSMSSLPLAALNVRVRRRLSLFLNLRAHVAADWTALAEEMGFEYLEIRRLETHADPTGSLLDDWQGRPGASVGRLLELLGKLGRDDLLMELGPSIEEDCQKYILKQQQEASEKPLQVDSVDSSIPRTRDPAGITICDDPLGQMPERFDAFICYCPSDIQFVQEMIRELEQTNHRLKLCVSDRDVLPGTCVWSIASELIEKRLARNVTSRLSLHSASLQVPIRSD; encoded by the exons ATGGCTGAAGGAGGCCCGGAGGAGGGCTCCGCGCCCCCCACCCCTTCCAtgtcctccctgcccctggcagCGCTCAACGTGCGAGTGCGGCGCCGCCTGTCGCTCTTCCTAAACTTGCGGGCGCATGTGGCGGCCGACTGGACCGCGCTGGCGGAGGAGATGGGCTTCGAGTACTTGGAGATCCGGCGGCTGGAGACGCATGCCGACCCCACGGGCAGCCTGCTGGACGACTGGCAGGGACGCCCCGGCGCCTCGGTGGGCCGCCTGCTCGAGCTGCTCGGCAAGCTGGGCCGCGACGACTTGCTGATGGAACTGGGACCCAGCATCG AGGAGGATTGCCAAAAGTATATTCTGAAGCAGCAGCAGGAGGCATCTGAGAAGCCTTTACAGGTGGACTCTGTAGACAGCAGCATCCCTCGGACGAGAGATCCGGCGGGCATCACCATTTGCGATGACCCTCTGG GGCAAATGCCTGAGCGTTTTGATGCCTTCATCTGCTACTGCCCCAGCGATATCCAGTTTGTACAGGAGATGATCCGGGAGCTGGAACAGACAAACCATCGGCTGAAGTTGTGTGTGTCTGACCGCGACGTCCTGCCTGGCACCTGCGTCTGGTCCATCGCCAGTGAACTCATTGAAAAGAGGTTGGCTAG GAATGTGACTTCCAGACTAAGTTTGCACTCAGCCTCTCTCCAG GTGCCCATCAGAAGCGACTGA
- the LOC133094613 gene encoding putative UPF0607 protein — MGNLVCKFRTWLRHRWPCRPQCPPCRGALVGCHPLVLPSWEAATSDRDHPAAPAPAFCPGRRLSHRDRVPLSPGFYIAPERQYPIQQAGNSRLGMLPLVNWRNSPKKPVLSAHNSIMFGHSRAIKIPPLGHKFTLLRSPPEQVVKVRKPVPSSHLPLPSPKEREVKVQEEPQRGMAKMEDNTETKGEDDRKRGHRSNRDIPLTSRPQETSGVLTSLKCDPEPVDLLPEHPEDNLSENAQMSPMSSSSESHVICSDGDPGDVLPPWKPESHALVFCAPTTCCSLLHAGEAKKRSAG; from the coding sequence ATGGGCAATTTAGTTTGTAAATTTCGTACCTGGCTCCGCCACCGCTGGCCCTGCCGGCCCCAGTGCCCGCCCTGCCGTGGGGCCCTGGTGGGCTGTCACCCGCTGGTTTTGCCCTCCTGGGAGGCTGCCACATCTGACCGGGACCACCCCGCTGCTCCAGCGCCTGCCTTCTGCCCTGGTCGCAGGCTTTCCCACCGGGATCGAGTGCCTTTATCGCCTGGCTTTTACATCGCGCCAGAAAGGCAGTATCCCATCCAGCAGGCCGGGAACTCCCGGCTGGGGATGCTTCCCTTGGTGAACTGGAGGAACTCGCCAAAGAAGCCCGTGCTGTCTGCTCATAATTCCATCATGTTCGGCCACTCGAGAGCCATCAAGATTCCTCCACTGGGGCACAAATTTACCCTCCTGCGTTCACCACCTGAGCAGGTAGTCAAGGTTAGGAAGCCGGTACCATCCAGTCACCTCCCACTTCCTTCCCCAAAGGAGAGGGAGGTGAAGGTCCAAGAAGAGCCCCAAAGAGGCATGGCAAAGATGGAGGATAACACAGAGACCAAAGGAGAGGACGATCGGAAGAGGGGTCACCGTAGTAATCGGGATATACCATTGACATCTAGGCCCCAGGAGACCAGTGGAGTCCTCACTTCCCTCAAGTGCGATCCTGAGCCAGTGGACCTCCTTCCCGAGCACCCAGAAGACAACTTGAGTGAGAATGCCCAGATGTCTCCAATGAGCTCCTCCTCAGAAAGCCATGTCATCTGCTCAGATGGAGATCCTGGAGATGTCCTGCCTCCTTGGAAGCCTGAGTCCCATGCCCTGGTGTTCTGTGCCCCAACCACATGCTGCTCCCTGCTGCATGCTGGAGAGGCCAAAAAAAGAAGTGCTGGGTGA